From a region of the Acinetobacter calcoaceticus genome:
- a CDS encoding YqiA/YcfP family alpha/beta fold hydrolase has translation MKILFLHGLDSSRESTKFHAILHPEKFCIDVDYRNLSYASVEYFYHQVIQTIKPDLLVGHSIGGYWALKTAAQHKLAVIVANPSLTPNFREDYPQLSEEELILSNPKMAYLELGDEQLDMYQVQEKLAPYMNIETFEGGHHRLAYPSRINDLIIKIYKKYLA, from the coding sequence ATGAAAATTCTATTTTTACATGGCTTGGATTCTTCTCGTGAGTCGACAAAGTTCCATGCCATTTTACATCCTGAAAAATTTTGTATTGACGTCGATTATCGTAACTTAAGTTATGCATCTGTTGAGTACTTCTACCATCAGGTTATTCAGACGATCAAACCAGATTTGTTGGTGGGCCATAGCATTGGAGGCTATTGGGCGCTAAAAACTGCTGCTCAACATAAATTAGCTGTTATTGTGGCGAATCCAAGTCTTACACCTAATTTTCGGGAGGACTACCCTCAACTTTCTGAAGAAGAACTCATTCTCTCTAATCCTAAAATGGCCTATTTAGAATTAGGAGATGAGCAACTTGATATGTATCAGGTTCAAGAAAAACTTGCTCCTTATATGAACATTGAAACTTTTGAAGGTGGACATCATCGCTTGGCCTATCCTTCGCGAATTAATGATCTGATTATAAAAATTTATAAAAAATATTTGGCTTAG
- a CDS encoding SRPBCC family protein — translation MENLVYEVEIEAPIEKVWDILWNSETYNAWTKFFAPDSTMRTDWEIGGKTYFLDGEGNGMVSTIEQMQKPEILIFKHLGMIKEGKEDLESEEVKGWSGSLEKYFLTQKDNITALKVEVATLPEYMGMLKSGFVQGFDVVKKMAEAK, via the coding sequence ATGGAAAATTTAGTATATGAAGTGGAAATTGAGGCGCCTATAGAAAAAGTATGGGACATACTTTGGAATAGCGAGACATATAACGCTTGGACGAAATTCTTTGCACCGGATTCCACCATGCGTACCGACTGGGAAATCGGTGGTAAAACTTATTTTCTTGACGGTGAAGGCAATGGAATGGTTTCTACGATTGAACAAATGCAAAAACCGGAAATATTGATTTTTAAACATTTAGGAATGATTAAGGAGGGTAAGGAGGATTTAGAAAGTGAAGAGGTTAAAGGGTGGAGTGGTTCCTTAGAAAAATATTTTCTAACCCAAAAAGATAATATAACCGCTCTAAAAGTTGAAGTGGCCACCTTACCTGAATATATGGGCATGTTGAAAAGTGGCTTTGTTCAAGGTTTTGATGTGGTTAAAAAAATGGCAGAAGCAAAATAG
- the rubA gene encoding rubredoxin RubA has translation MKKYQCIVCGWIYDEAEGWPQDGIAAGTKWEDIPDDWTCPDCGVSKADFEMIEI, from the coding sequence ATGAAAAAATATCAATGTATCGTTTGTGGATGGATTTATGACGAAGCGGAAGGTTGGCCACAAGACGGCATTGCAGCTGGAACAAAATGGGAAGATATTCCAGATGACTGGACTTGCCCTGATTGCGGCGTTTCAAAAGCTGACTTCGAAATGATCGAAATCTAA
- the rubB gene encoding rubredoxin reductase RubB → MHPIVIIGSGMAGYTLAREFRKLSPEQELVMICADDAVNYAKPTLSNAFAGKKAPEQIPLGDAAKMGTQLNMRIEPFTFVKEILAEHHELVLEKDGVTSKQPYSKLILAVGANPIRLAIAGDGSDDIHVVNSLIDYRTFRENLAQRKDKRVVILGAGLIGCEFANDLLHSEYDITVIDLAPQPLGRLLPSHIASAFQQNLEEAGVKFALGTTVEKVSKVNNGEDYAITLANGQTLVADLVLSAIGLQPNISLAKSADIQTSRGIITNGLLETNQADIYAIGDCAEVNGTLLPYVMPIMQQARALAKTLSGQQTTVHYPAMPVAVKTPAAPLTVLPAPVDVEVNWETEEFDDGMLAKAIDNEGTLRGFVLLGATAGKQRLALTKLVPDLIPAQA, encoded by the coding sequence ATGCATCCTATCGTCATTATCGGATCAGGCATGGCGGGTTATACCTTAGCACGTGAGTTTCGTAAGCTTAGCCCAGAGCAAGAACTTGTGATGATTTGTGCGGATGATGCAGTGAACTATGCAAAGCCAACATTATCAAATGCATTTGCAGGTAAAAAAGCACCAGAACAGATTCCATTAGGTGATGCTGCTAAAATGGGTACTCAACTCAATATGCGTATTGAGCCTTTTACTTTTGTAAAAGAGATTTTAGCTGAACACCATGAGCTTGTTTTAGAGAAGGATGGTGTAACGTCGAAGCAACCCTACTCAAAACTAATTTTAGCCGTGGGTGCTAATCCAATTCGCCTTGCAATTGCAGGTGATGGTAGCGATGACATTCATGTCGTGAACTCACTGATTGATTACCGCACTTTCCGTGAAAATCTAGCTCAGCGTAAAGACAAACGTGTTGTTATTTTGGGCGCCGGTTTAATTGGTTGTGAATTTGCCAATGACTTACTTCATAGTGAATATGACATCACTGTAATTGATTTGGCTCCTCAGCCATTGGGTCGTTTACTTCCATCACATATTGCTTCTGCATTCCAGCAGAACCTTGAAGAAGCTGGAGTAAAATTCGCTTTAGGAACCACGGTTGAGAAAGTCAGCAAAGTTAATAATGGCGAAGATTATGCGATAACCCTCGCAAACGGACAAACATTGGTTGCTGACCTTGTTCTTTCTGCAATTGGCTTACAACCAAATATTTCACTTGCTAAAAGTGCAGATATTCAAACCAGCCGTGGCATTATTACCAATGGTTTACTGGAAACAAATCAAGCAGACATCTATGCAATTGGGGATTGCGCAGAAGTAAACGGTACCTTACTTCCATATGTTATGCCGATTATGCAACAGGCTCGTGCCCTCGCAAAAACACTCAGTGGACAACAAACTACCGTTCATTACCCTGCTATGCCCGTTGCAGTAAAAACTCCAGCGGCTCCGCTTACAGTATTGCCTGCTCCAGTTGATGTAGAAGTGAACTGGGAAACAGAAGAGTTCGACGATGGTATGCTTGCCAAAGCAATTGACAATGAAGGAACATTGCGTGGTTTTGTATTGCTAGGTGCAACCGCAGGTAAACAACGCTTAGCTTTAACAAAGCTTGTTCCAGATCTTATTCCAGCCCAAGCATAA
- the estB gene encoding esterase EstB, with amino-acid sequence MNSALQFNISPYTSFMQETKVNLGNGIELHVEVGGKPEHPTILLIMGLGAQMLFWPDFFCKSLIDQGFRVIRFDNRDIGLSSKVRHEGKRLNTVKLMGRFALGLTNQGAPYTLHDMADDVSMLIDRLGVNKAHVIGASMGGMIAQILAAKYPEKVEKLGLMFTSNNQPFLPPPFPKQLLSLIGKPESRDEEGIVNHSLKLFQLIGSPGYLNQIEAIQTARKLYQRSYYPAGVLQQFLAILCTGSLLQLDRKIKQPALVLHGSRDRLLPPSHGKAVAKAIPGAKFELIDGMGHDIPAHFIPQLSGLFAHHFKSSD; translated from the coding sequence ATGAATAGCGCCTTACAGTTTAACATTTCACCGTACACATCTTTCATGCAAGAAACCAAAGTCAACTTAGGCAATGGAATTGAATTACATGTAGAAGTGGGCGGAAAACCAGAACATCCAACCATTTTGCTGATTATGGGTCTTGGCGCCCAAATGCTTTTTTGGCCAGATTTCTTCTGTAAATCGCTGATTGATCAAGGATTTCGTGTTATTCGTTTTGATAACCGTGATATTGGCCTTTCTTCAAAAGTACGTCATGAAGGTAAACGGTTAAATACTGTTAAATTGATGGGCCGCTTTGCACTGGGGCTAACTAATCAGGGTGCGCCTTATACTCTGCATGATATGGCAGACGATGTATCTATGCTCATTGATCGTTTAGGCGTGAACAAAGCGCATGTGATTGGTGCATCAATGGGTGGGATGATTGCTCAAATTCTTGCAGCAAAATATCCCGAAAAGGTTGAAAAATTAGGGCTTATGTTTACAAGTAATAATCAGCCTTTTTTACCCCCCCCTTTTCCTAAGCAACTTTTGAGTTTAATTGGTAAACCCGAGTCCCGTGATGAAGAAGGTATTGTTAATCATAGTTTAAAACTATTTCAATTGATCGGTTCACCTGGTTATCTCAACCAAATTGAAGCAATACAAACCGCACGCAAGCTTTATCAACGTAGCTACTATCCTGCTGGTGTACTTCAGCAGTTTTTAGCAATATTATGTACAGGTTCCTTGCTTCAACTGGACCGTAAAATTAAGCAACCCGCTTTAGTCTTACATGGCTCTCGCGATCGTTTACTTCCACCTAGCCACGGTAAGGCTGTAGCAAAAGCAATTCCCGGTGCTAAGTTTGAATTAATTGATGGAATGGGGCATGATATCCCTGCACATTTTATTCCACAGCTTAGCGGTTTATTTGCGCATCATTTTAAATCATCAGACTAG
- the oxyR gene encoding LysR family transcriptional regulator OxyR, with amino-acid sequence MAALPSLRQLSYLVTLSETLHFTEAARRSFVTQSTLSGGIMELERLLGGVLVERDRQNVRLTPLGEQVVARARVLLADAQDLMRLSREMSEPLTGDLHLGVIPTIAPFILTRLLNEVHQQLPKIQLHLHEAQSEKIVERLEHGNLDMIVLALPFDTRGLKTAEISKENLYLVCSKQDTNALQANSLDDLDLSRLILLEEGHCLRDHVLSACPIGERKNDNRLKASSLPTLVEMVSSDLGFTLLPEIAIENSMIKFNDQITAKPIEDAPSRTLALVTRKSTPLQSEFDVLLQIMQKITIRLHE; translated from the coding sequence ATGGCTGCATTACCCTCACTAAGACAGCTATCATATTTAGTTACGTTGTCGGAAACTTTGCATTTTACTGAAGCAGCACGCCGCTCTTTTGTCACTCAATCGACGTTATCAGGCGGTATTATGGAGCTTGAACGGTTATTAGGTGGCGTTCTAGTAGAACGTGATCGTCAGAATGTGCGTTTAACACCTTTAGGTGAACAAGTCGTTGCTCGCGCCCGTGTACTACTAGCAGATGCTCAAGATTTAATGCGTTTGAGCCGTGAAATGAGTGAACCGTTAACAGGTGATTTGCATTTGGGTGTTATCCCAACCATTGCACCTTTTATCCTGACACGGTTACTTAATGAAGTGCATCAGCAGTTACCTAAAATTCAGCTGCATTTGCATGAAGCACAAAGTGAAAAAATTGTAGAGCGCCTAGAACACGGTAATCTAGATATGATCGTTCTTGCTCTACCATTTGACACGAGAGGTCTAAAAACCGCTGAAATTTCGAAAGAAAATTTGTACCTTGTATGTAGTAAGCAAGATACTAATGCTCTTCAAGCAAACTCTCTAGATGATCTTGATTTATCAAGATTAATTTTGCTTGAAGAAGGCCACTGTTTACGTGACCACGTTTTAAGTGCATGCCCTATCGGTGAGCGTAAAAACGACAATCGTTTAAAAGCAAGCTCTTTACCAACATTAGTTGAAATGGTTTCTTCTGATTTAGGCTTTACGCTTTTACCAGAAATTGCAATTGAAAATAGTATGATCAAGTTTAATGATCAGATTACTGCAAAACCAATTGAAGATGCACCGAGCCGTACCTTAGCACTAGTGACTCGTAAGAGTACGCCATTGCAAAGTGAGTTCGATGTCTTACTGCAAATTATGCAGAAAATCACGATAAGATTACATGAATAA
- a CDS encoding SPOR domain-containing protein, protein MQCFIRSLLIKILLGIIPVTAYADQKCYGDIIVFQRFDDQAIYPYFVNSSNVKANKNGEKNKKVLIQKRKPKQDEFLAQKKIEDVPTKKIEEKKKFDGKKQLDAAVAKEILENGEKKWMVQVALATNQSKASTVQSQLEAKGYKVVTSATTKGIRVMVDPANDYAIAQIIRQKIIADNSLNMQSAWVFKWASLTPQ, encoded by the coding sequence ATGCAATGCTTTATTAGAAGTTTACTTATTAAAATACTTTTGGGGATAATACCAGTGACCGCCTATGCAGATCAGAAGTGTTATGGGGATATCATCGTATTTCAAAGGTTTGATGACCAAGCGATATATCCTTATTTTGTAAATTCTTCTAATGTTAAAGCTAACAAAAATGGTGAGAAAAATAAAAAAGTACTCATCCAAAAAAGAAAACCAAAACAAGATGAGTTTTTAGCCCAAAAGAAAATCGAAGATGTTCCCACTAAGAAAATAGAAGAAAAGAAAAAATTTGACGGTAAAAAGCAACTTGATGCAGCTGTCGCTAAAGAAATTTTGGAAAATGGAGAAAAGAAATGGATGGTACAAGTTGCATTAGCCACTAATCAAAGTAAGGCAAGTACGGTTCAGTCGCAGTTAGAGGCGAAAGGGTACAAAGTTGTAACCAGTGCAACGACTAAAGGAATACGAGTCATGGTAGACCCTGCAAATGACTATGCCATTGCACAAATTATTAGACAAAAAATTATTGCTGATAATAGTTTGAATATGCAATCCGCTTGGGTGTTTAAGTGGGCTTCTTTAACCCCTCAATAA
- the ppk1 gene encoding polyphosphate kinase 1 → MNTAITATTPIEYSYNDRYINRELSILDFHLRVLEQAVDPLHPLLERMNFLLIFSRNLDEFFEIRVAGVMEQFSLGNESRSPDGLTPRQVLQKISETAHAAIERQYRILNEQILPKLREEDICFLRRGELTPAQSAWVKKYFQEQVAPVLTPISLDPAHPFPRLVNKSLNFIITLEGKDAFGRQIDLAVVPAPRSLPRVVRLPDELTGGKEHHVMLSAIIHEHVSDLFPGMTATGCYQFRVTRNADLALNEDVEDLAKALKGELSSRRFGRAVRLEVTHNCPQHIYEYLLEEFDLTDEQLYKVDGPVNLARLVSNFKRPHLRYDSHTPIVPKVFKKTESIFSAMQKQDILLHHPFESFAPVIQLLRESARDPQVLAIKQTLYRSGADSEIVQILAEAARNGKEVIAVIELRARFDEESNIEVANVLQEAGAVVVYGIVGYKTHAKMILVVRRENNKLVRYVHLGTGNYHAMNARIYTDYGLMTTDKDLCEDVHRIFQELTGMGKMAKLKKLLHAPFTLHAQLINFIDEEIANAKAGRKAQIIVKVNALTEVQLINKLYEASQAGVQIDLIIRSICCLRPGLPNLSENIRVRSIVGRFLEHTRVYYFSNNGDARIYCSSADWMDRNLFNRVEACFPVEDPALKKRIYQQGLVNYLQDNQQAWLLQGDGTWIRAEPAEGEKLHNAQRALLEIIK, encoded by the coding sequence ATGAATACAGCGATTACAGCAACGACCCCAATAGAATATAGTTATAATGACCGTTATATCAATCGTGAATTGTCTATTCTTGACTTCCATTTACGTGTATTGGAACAAGCGGTAGACCCTTTACATCCATTGCTTGAACGAATGAATTTCTTGCTCATTTTTTCACGTAATCTCGATGAGTTCTTTGAAATTCGTGTTGCAGGAGTAATGGAGCAATTTTCTCTAGGCAATGAAAGTCGTAGCCCTGATGGTCTTACGCCAAGACAGGTTTTACAAAAAATATCTGAAACTGCTCATGCTGCGATTGAGCGTCAATATCGTATTTTAAATGAGCAAATCTTACCTAAGCTACGTGAAGAAGATATTTGCTTCCTACGTCGTGGTGAATTAACTCCAGCTCAGTCTGCTTGGGTAAAAAAATATTTTCAGGAACAAGTTGCACCTGTATTAACACCAATTAGCTTAGATCCAGCACATCCATTTCCTCGACTTGTGAATAAAAGCTTGAACTTCATTATTACCCTTGAAGGTAAAGATGCTTTTGGCCGTCAAATCGATTTGGCTGTTGTGCCGGCACCACGTTCATTACCTCGCGTTGTACGACTACCTGATGAATTAACAGGTGGTAAAGAACATCACGTGATGTTATCGGCAATTATCCATGAGCATGTGTCTGATTTATTCCCGGGAATGACAGCAACTGGATGTTACCAATTCCGTGTTACACGTAATGCAGACTTGGCATTGAATGAAGATGTTGAAGACTTAGCTAAAGCATTAAAAGGTGAATTAAGTTCTCGTCGTTTCGGTCGCGCGGTTCGTTTGGAAGTGACCCATAACTGTCCTCAACACATTTATGAATATTTACTTGAAGAGTTCGATTTAACCGATGAGCAATTATATAAAGTTGATGGTCCGGTAAACTTAGCTCGTCTGGTTTCAAATTTTAAGCGTCCTCATTTGCGTTATGACTCGCATACACCAATTGTGCCTAAAGTGTTTAAAAAGACCGAGAGTATTTTCTCGGCAATGCAAAAACAGGATATTTTACTGCATCATCCCTTTGAATCTTTTGCGCCGGTTATTCAATTGCTACGCGAGTCTGCACGTGATCCGCAAGTATTAGCAATTAAGCAGACGTTATATCGTAGTGGTGCTGATTCTGAAATTGTGCAAATTTTGGCTGAAGCGGCGCGTAACGGAAAAGAAGTTATTGCAGTTATTGAATTACGTGCTCGCTTTGATGAAGAATCAAATATTGAAGTAGCAAACGTTTTACAAGAGGCTGGAGCAGTCGTTGTTTATGGCATAGTCGGCTATAAAACCCACGCCAAAATGATCTTGGTGGTACGCCGTGAAAATAATAAACTGGTGCGTTACGTTCATTTAGGAACAGGTAATTACCATGCGATGAATGCACGAATTTATACGGATTATGGTCTCATGACCACGGATAAAGATCTATGTGAAGACGTACACCGTATCTTCCAAGAATTGACCGGTATGGGCAAAATGGCGAAATTGAAAAAGCTATTACATGCACCATTTACCTTACATGCTCAGCTCATTAACTTTATTGATGAAGAAATTGCCAATGCTAAAGCAGGGCGTAAAGCTCAAATCATTGTTAAAGTAAATGCATTAACCGAAGTCCAGTTAATCAATAAATTGTACGAAGCTTCTCAGGCGGGTGTTCAGATTGACCTGATTATCCGTTCGATTTGCTGTTTACGTCCGGGTTTGCCTAACTTATCAGAAAATATTCGAGTGCGTTCAATTGTAGGACGTTTCCTTGAGCATACTCGCGTTTATTATTTTAGTAATAATGGTGATGCACGTATTTACTGTTCAAGTGCAGACTGGATGGACCGTAATTTATTTAATCGTGTTGAAGCGTGTTTTCCTGTTGAAGACCCTGCGTTGAAAAAACGTATTTATCAACAAGGATTAGTGAACTACTTACAAGATAATCAACAGGCATGGCTGCTACAAGGTGATGGTACTTGGATTCGTGCTGAGCCAGCAGAGGGTGAAAAATTGCATAATGCTCAAAGGGCATTATTAGAAATTATTAAATAA
- the mtgA gene encoding monofunctional biosynthetic peptidoglycan transglycosylase, translating into MKAFIVRVLLIFIGAILLIQLWIFSSLVWWRTHEVDTTMFMRIDYWSDTSEPIIHEWRDYDDISDNFKHAILAGEDAKFIHHHGFDWQGIRFALERNNEKGEIVAGGSTVSQQLAKNLFLYNKRSFIRKGQETVATWMMERMWSKRRILEVYMNSVEFGKNRYGIEAAAQYYYGKSAKSLTREQAAFLAALLPDPKYYQDHRNDHKLQYRKRVILRYMNGTQIPE; encoded by the coding sequence ATGAAAGCTTTTATTGTTCGCGTGTTGTTAATTTTTATTGGGGCGATTCTCCTTATTCAACTTTGGATTTTTTCGAGTTTGGTCTGGTGGCGGACACATGAAGTGGATACGACCATGTTCATGCGAATTGATTATTGGTCTGATACATCAGAGCCGATCATTCATGAATGGCGCGACTATGATGATATTAGCGACAATTTCAAACATGCGATTTTAGCGGGCGAAGACGCAAAGTTTATTCATCACCATGGTTTTGACTGGCAGGGTATTCGTTTTGCTCTTGAGCGAAATAATGAAAAGGGTGAGATTGTTGCTGGCGGTTCTACCGTGTCTCAACAGCTTGCAAAGAACTTGTTTTTATACAATAAACGTTCATTTATTCGTAAAGGCCAAGAAACAGTCGCGACTTGGATGATGGAGCGGATGTGGTCAAAACGTCGAATTCTTGAAGTGTATATGAACTCAGTTGAATTCGGTAAAAATCGGTATGGTATTGAAGCAGCCGCTCAATATTATTATGGGAAAAGTGCTAAAAGCTTAACGCGCGAACAAGCTGCTTTTTTAGCTGCATTATTGCCTGATCCGAAATATTATCAAGATCACCGCAATGATCATAAACTACAATATAGAAAACGCGTTATTTTACGTTATATGAATGGCACCCAAATTCCTGAATAA
- a CDS encoding rhomboid family intramembrane serine protease has product MTQYQPPHINRKLNVQNWWLTALLIAINVGLFVWQIATGVDISDPAMKDAIHWGADFTPLTFSGQPERLFTSMFFHFGLVHLMLNMWALYIFGNVAESLFGRFYFIGIYLLAGLFGSLLSSYMTIQNGHELLQHFDQSLLPHVSAGASGAVMGLGAALTVLSLFPPLPHQAYILDKKALLMIMAINLIFGFVATGINNAAHIGGMVIGAFLALMWYLSYVSKFKNTLKILGLLGAVLITGGFYMYCVQLNSPLLPLWHEIIIQNPGIIP; this is encoded by the coding sequence ATGACTCAATATCAGCCTCCGCACATTAATCGTAAACTCAATGTACAAAATTGGTGGCTGACCGCCCTACTCATCGCAATCAATGTAGGTTTGTTTGTCTGGCAAATTGCGACTGGTGTCGATATTAGTGACCCAGCCATGAAAGATGCCATTCATTGGGGGGCTGATTTTACACCACTTACTTTTTCTGGGCAGCCCGAACGTTTATTTACCAGCATGTTTTTTCATTTTGGTTTAGTTCATCTCATGCTTAACATGTGGGCCCTCTATATTTTCGGTAATGTTGCTGAGTCACTATTTGGCCGCTTCTATTTTATTGGGATATACTTACTCGCTGGCTTATTCGGTAGCCTTTTAAGTAGTTATATGACCATTCAAAATGGACATGAATTACTGCAACATTTCGACCAAAGCTTACTTCCTCATGTCAGTGCCGGCGCATCGGGTGCTGTAATGGGATTAGGTGCTGCGTTAACAGTTCTTTCTTTATTTCCACCTCTGCCTCATCAAGCCTACATACTTGATAAAAAAGCATTATTAATGATTATGGCAATCAACCTTATTTTTGGTTTTGTCGCAACTGGCATTAATAATGCCGCACATATTGGCGGCATGGTTATTGGAGCATTTCTTGCACTGATGTGGTACTTAAGCTATGTCAGCAAGTTTAAAAACACACTCAAAATTTTAGGTCTTTTAGGTGCAGTTTTAATTACAGGTGGTTTTTATATGTACTGTGTACAACTCAATTCACCTTTACTTCCGTTATGGCATGAAATCATCATCCAAAACCCCGGAATTATTCCTTAA